The Saccharothrix variisporea genome has a segment encoding these proteins:
- a CDS encoding fibronectin type III domain-containing protein, giving the protein MTRKRSAVRVSRPFVLLGVVCGAVVVAVVAGVAPPLSAARFANTGHWMYNSVLGTVFHVDGATANLDTRFPMDAEVGSQVLQSDTSGWVVGQHRITGFDKASLAQRHSATPPSDEIPVGIEVVGGPYAVYANTGRIIRLGDPAASISTGGAIGRPVVTQDGTVWFHRTGKGEICALAKDAVDVSGCPVTAPADHAGALTVVGDRPAFLDLFTSRLHTVEGDALGEGVDLGVLLSPDSRPATRDADGKLAILDPGPAQTSLVLVDTRTTPAKSVTVALGTGDYDGPVSTGEVVALVDRQKGTVLTYDADGKRKDEKPLKDKTGQPRLSVGEDKRVYVEDTNGTQVLVVDEDGSVTNVDVTRKAATPTGATTTTTTSDQSAQPGDTRQPGDEGRQPERTTGLPLPQTPPPVPPSRPGAPAGVDARPGDGSATVTWGAAPDNRAPITSYVVSWQGSNGQTGSVAVGGGASAYQVNGLTNGVSYTFTVAATNQMGTGPGASTGPVTPSAPVSPAAAPVGLRADYDVDDRPTRDVTLTWQQPALNGGTLVHYVVTATGLDTRQVTGTQVVYPQVRASQAITFTVSAVTRTPDGQLLTGAPASATHEAAPLPQLTLSKGAPTEDTCGEEPDCAWMHIVMTGFDPNTRYHVQPYSNSPYSNPGHTTTTEPDGSKVLDKFAYTGPGETVWVEVVLPDGTPIRSNQVVW; this is encoded by the coding sequence GTGACGAGGAAACGCTCGGCCGTCCGCGTGAGTCGGCCGTTCGTGCTGCTGGGTGTCGTGTGCGGGGCGGTGGTGGTCGCGGTGGTGGCCGGGGTGGCTCCGCCGTTGTCGGCTGCGCGGTTCGCCAACACCGGGCACTGGATGTACAACTCCGTGCTGGGCACGGTCTTCCACGTCGACGGCGCGACGGCCAACCTCGACACCCGGTTCCCGATGGACGCCGAAGTGGGCAGCCAGGTCCTGCAGAGCGACACCAGCGGCTGGGTGGTCGGCCAGCACCGGATCACCGGGTTCGACAAGGCTTCCCTGGCGCAGCGGCACTCGGCCACCCCGCCCTCGGACGAGATCCCGGTGGGCATCGAGGTCGTCGGCGGGCCGTACGCGGTCTACGCCAACACCGGCCGGATCATCCGGCTCGGCGACCCGGCCGCGTCGATCTCCACCGGGGGCGCGATCGGCCGCCCGGTCGTCACCCAGGACGGCACCGTGTGGTTCCACCGCACCGGGAAGGGCGAGATCTGCGCGCTGGCCAAGGACGCCGTCGACGTGTCCGGCTGCCCGGTGACCGCGCCGGCGGACCACGCGGGCGCGCTGACCGTCGTGGGGGACCGGCCCGCGTTCCTCGACCTGTTCACCAGCAGGCTGCACACCGTCGAGGGCGACGCGCTCGGCGAGGGCGTCGACCTCGGGGTCCTGCTGTCGCCCGACTCCCGACCGGCCACGCGGGACGCGGACGGCAAGCTGGCCATCCTCGACCCGGGCCCGGCGCAGACCAGCCTGGTCCTGGTGGACACCCGCACCACGCCCGCGAAGTCCGTGACGGTGGCGCTGGGCACCGGGGACTACGACGGCCCGGTGTCGACCGGTGAGGTCGTGGCCCTGGTGGACCGGCAGAAGGGCACCGTGCTGACCTACGACGCGGACGGCAAGCGGAAGGACGAGAAGCCGCTCAAGGACAAGACGGGGCAGCCGCGGCTGTCGGTGGGCGAGGACAAGCGGGTCTACGTCGAGGACACCAACGGCACGCAGGTGCTGGTGGTCGACGAGGACGGCAGCGTGACCAACGTCGACGTGACCCGGAAGGCCGCCACGCCGACCGGGGCGACGACCACCACGACGACCTCCGACCAGTCGGCGCAGCCCGGCGACACCCGGCAACCCGGCGACGAAGGCCGGCAGCCGGAACGGACGACCGGACTCCCGCTGCCGCAGACGCCGCCCCCGGTGCCGCCGAGCCGTCCGGGCGCCCCCGCCGGGGTCGACGCGCGGCCCGGCGACGGTTCGGCCACCGTCACCTGGGGCGCCGCGCCGGACAACCGCGCGCCGATCACCTCCTACGTGGTGTCGTGGCAAGGCAGCAACGGCCAGACGGGGTCCGTCGCGGTCGGCGGCGGGGCGAGCGCGTACCAGGTCAACGGCCTGACCAACGGGGTGAGCTACACGTTCACCGTCGCCGCGACCAACCAGATGGGCACCGGCCCCGGCGCGTCCACCGGTCCGGTCACGCCGAGCGCGCCGGTCTCGCCGGCCGCGGCCCCGGTCGGCCTGCGGGCGGACTACGACGTGGACGACCGGCCGACCCGGGACGTCACGCTGACCTGGCAACAGCCCGCGCTCAACGGCGGCACGCTCGTCCACTACGTCGTCACCGCCACCGGCCTGGACACGCGGCAGGTGACCGGGACCCAGGTCGTGTACCCGCAGGTGCGGGCGTCCCAGGCCATCACCTTCACGGTGTCCGCGGTGACCAGGACCCCGGACGGGCAGCTCCTGACCGGCGCGCCCGCGTCGGCCACCCACGAAGCCGCGCCGCTGCCGCAGCTGACCCTGAGCAAGGGCGCTCCCACCGAGGACACCTGCGGCGAGGAACCGGACTGCGCGTGGATGCACATCGTCATGACCGGGTTCGACCCGAACACCCGTTACCACGTCCAGCCGTACTCCAACTCCCCGTACAGCAACCCCGGCCACACGACGACCACCGAACCCGACGGCAGCAAGGTGTTGGACAAGTTCGCCTACACCGGCCCCGGCGAGACGGTGTGGGTGGAAGTGGTCCTCCCGGACGGCACCCCGATCCGGTCCAACCAGGTGGTCTGGTGA
- a CDS encoding serine/threonine-protein kinase, which translates to MTEGEGRLVAGRYRLRRSLGRGGMGVVWLAHDEYLDREVAIKEIVPPRGRVIRDDDPEVRRALREARAAAKLSKHPGIITVHDVVTDGGLPMIVMELLHGRSLSEVLEAEGPMAVDRAARIGAQVLDALDYAHGHGVLHRDVKPGNVMLVDDQVVLTDFGIALVDGDSVLTATGQLPGVPEYISPERIGGAEAGPAADLWSVGIMLYGMVVGRTPFSRGDVQATLGAVLSWDPAPDPRVGRLASVINGLLRKKPAERMTARDAIGKLSEIAARGTSTPPGSRVRLDLPTAVVDPAGEQTVAHRTVPNTRTAVPPWHAPGLVAPDAPTLPPNSPTRRRRSTRGPLIAVAGAVVVVALVVTVVLMNLPPSGRGAASPTTAGTTTTGAPPVTLKPYRERLGFEISVPPDWQRSSSIDGPLSSVTWEGKRTDPRFSGLKVEVQRTSGKPGAAAIDVLTAEDAAQSTRQQNSDYHKIELSGTASTADFECTYRTGTVHYRTRTRAVVSGAVYKLTFSLYATDSATLEQQWAAAEPLIAGIRDSWNLT; encoded by the coding sequence GTGACTGAGGGCGAGGGGAGGCTGGTTGCCGGGAGGTATCGGCTGCGCAGGTCGTTGGGGCGCGGTGGGATGGGTGTCGTCTGGCTCGCGCACGACGAGTACCTCGACCGCGAGGTGGCCATCAAGGAGATCGTGCCGCCGAGGGGCCGGGTGATCCGGGACGACGACCCGGAGGTGCGGCGTGCGCTGCGGGAGGCGCGGGCCGCCGCCAAGCTGAGCAAGCACCCCGGGATCATCACGGTCCACGACGTGGTGACCGACGGTGGGTTGCCGATGATCGTGATGGAGCTGCTGCACGGGCGTTCGCTGAGCGAGGTGCTGGAGGCCGAGGGCCCGATGGCGGTGGACCGGGCCGCGCGGATCGGGGCCCAGGTCCTCGACGCGCTGGACTACGCGCACGGCCACGGCGTGCTGCACCGGGACGTCAAGCCGGGCAACGTCATGCTCGTCGACGACCAGGTCGTGCTCACCGACTTCGGCATCGCGCTGGTCGACGGCGACTCGGTGCTCACGGCGACCGGGCAGCTCCCCGGGGTGCCGGAGTACATCTCGCCGGAGCGGATCGGGGGTGCGGAAGCGGGGCCGGCGGCCGACCTGTGGTCGGTCGGCATCATGCTCTACGGCATGGTCGTCGGCCGGACGCCGTTCTCGCGCGGGGACGTCCAGGCCACGCTGGGGGCGGTGCTGTCCTGGGACCCGGCCCCGGACCCGCGGGTCGGCCGGTTGGCGTCGGTGATCAACGGGTTGCTGCGCAAGAAACCCGCCGAGCGCATGACGGCCCGGGACGCGATCGGGAAGCTGTCCGAGATCGCGGCCCGGGGCACCTCGACCCCGCCGGGGAGCAGGGTCCGGCTGGACCTCCCGACCGCGGTGGTCGACCCGGCCGGCGAGCAGACGGTCGCGCACCGGACCGTGCCCAACACGCGCACCGCGGTGCCGCCGTGGCACGCGCCCGGACTGGTCGCACCGGACGCCCCCACGCTGCCCCCGAACTCGCCCACCAGGCGCCGCCGCTCGACGCGCGGGCCGCTGATCGCCGTCGCCGGCGCGGTCGTGGTGGTCGCCCTGGTGGTGACGGTGGTCCTGATGAACCTGCCGCCGAGCGGTCGCGGCGCCGCGTCGCCGACGACCGCCGGGACGACCACGACCGGCGCTCCACCCGTCACGCTGAAGCCCTACCGGGAACGGCTGGGCTTCGAGATCAGCGTCCCGCCCGACTGGCAGCGCTCGTCCTCGATCGACGGCCCGCTCAGCTCCGTCACGTGGGAGGGCAAGCGGACCGACCCCCGGTTCAGCGGCCTGAAGGTGGAGGTGCAGCGCACCAGCGGCAAGCCGGGCGCTGCGGCGATCGACGTGCTGACGGCCGAGGACGCCGCCCAGAGCACGAGGCAGCAGAACTCGGACTACCACAAGATCGAGCTGTCGGGCACGGCGTCGACGGCGGACTTCGAGTGCACCTACCGCACCGGCACCGTGCACTACCGCACCCGCACGCGGGCCGTGGTGTCCGGAGCGGTGTACAAGCTGACGTTCTCGTTGTACGCCACCGACTCGGCGACGTTGGAACAGCAGTGGGCGGCGGCCGAGCCACTGATCGCCGGTATCCGCGACAGCTGGAACCTGACCTGA
- a CDS encoding WXG100 family type VII secretion target — protein MEYFEPLRQVLDELTGKPDVVRSHAATWNTMATELHAMSKELGEHLNSDLPDWRGPAGEAYRALMANNVEAIGGLAAVSAAMAVATEGAGGLVELTREIVRDLIADLVARVIVWAVEAIFVVTIPVIASQIVAAVVKWAGRILVYTTALITSLGNLSKLLDG, from the coding sequence ATGGAGTACTTCGAACCGTTGCGGCAGGTGCTGGACGAGCTGACCGGCAAGCCCGATGTCGTGCGGTCGCACGCGGCGACGTGGAACACCATGGCCACCGAGCTGCACGCGATGTCGAAGGAGCTGGGCGAGCACCTGAACAGCGACCTGCCGGACTGGCGGGGGCCGGCGGGCGAGGCCTACCGGGCGTTGATGGCCAACAACGTGGAGGCGATCGGCGGTCTCGCGGCGGTGTCGGCGGCGATGGCCGTGGCCACCGAGGGCGCGGGCGGGCTCGTCGAGCTGACCCGCGAGATCGTGCGCGACCTGATCGCCGACCTCGTGGCCAGGGTGATCGTGTGGGCGGTGGAAGCGATCTTCGTGGTGACCATCCCGGTGATCGCGTCCCAGATCGTGGCGGCGGTCGTGAAGTGGGCGGGCCGCATCCTGGTCTACACGACCGCGCTGATCACCAGTCTCGGCAACCTCAGCAAGCTCCTGGACGGGTAG
- a CDS encoding MFS transporter, with product MNPHKPDSRARRSLLFRRRDFGLLWLGETTSVTGSAMTSVVLPLIAVTVLDAGTFVIALVEAAIWLPWLVVGLPAGALIDRLRSRGVMVWCDVVGALTIVLLVVSMALDALTVGQLLAAALVSGVRAVFFEPAHYKYLPLLVEDDELPAANSLVHGSESASVVAGPALAGVVVGAFGALAALLADAVTFLVSALCLLGIRTREPRPERTAGPGGIGGEIAEGVRFTVRDRYLRVVALTGGLLNFTLAGMGALQVVFLVRTNGVPAALAGVVVGLAGLGGVVGAVVATFIARRLGSARAVVAIIGTGVVCGLLVPLTGPGPALGWFVVGTLGQVATVVAANVLMAGFTQRYCPRELLARVMVVSRVVAYATAPLGAVAAGALGSALGVRGAMWVLALSAASAVAVQVLGGLARTRDLPATYDPSRT from the coding sequence ATGAACCCTCACAAGCCCGACAGCCGCGCGCGACGGTCCCTGTTGTTCCGGCGCAGGGACTTCGGTCTCCTGTGGCTCGGCGAGACGACCAGCGTCACGGGCAGTGCCATGACCTCGGTCGTCCTGCCGTTGATCGCGGTCACGGTGTTGGACGCGGGAACGTTCGTCATCGCCCTGGTGGAAGCGGCGATCTGGCTGCCCTGGCTCGTGGTCGGACTGCCGGCCGGTGCCCTGATCGACCGGCTGCGCAGTCGGGGCGTGATGGTGTGGTGCGACGTCGTGGGCGCGTTGACGATCGTGCTGCTCGTCGTGTCGATGGCGTTGGACGCCCTGACCGTCGGTCAACTGCTCGCGGCGGCCCTCGTGAGCGGCGTGCGGGCCGTGTTCTTCGAGCCTGCCCACTACAAGTACCTGCCGCTGCTGGTCGAGGACGACGAACTGCCCGCGGCGAACTCGCTCGTGCACGGCAGCGAGTCGGCGTCGGTGGTGGCCGGTCCCGCGCTGGCCGGGGTGGTGGTGGGAGCGTTCGGCGCGCTCGCCGCCCTGCTGGCCGACGCGGTCACCTTCCTGGTGTCGGCGCTGTGCTTGCTCGGCATCCGCACTCGCGAGCCGCGGCCGGAGCGCACGGCCGGGCCGGGTGGAATCGGTGGCGAGATCGCGGAAGGCGTCCGGTTCACCGTGCGGGACCGCTACCTTCGGGTCGTCGCCCTCACCGGGGGCCTGCTCAACTTCACGCTCGCCGGCATGGGCGCGCTGCAAGTCGTCTTCCTCGTGCGGACGAACGGGGTGCCGGCCGCCCTCGCCGGCGTGGTGGTGGGACTCGCGGGCCTCGGCGGGGTGGTCGGTGCGGTGGTGGCCACTTTCATCGCGAGGCGGTTGGGCAGTGCGCGTGCGGTGGTCGCGATCATCGGCACCGGTGTGGTGTGCGGGCTGCTCGTGCCGCTGACGGGCCCGGGTCCGGCGCTCGGGTGGTTCGTGGTCGGCACGCTCGGGCAGGTGGCGACCGTGGTCGCGGCCAACGTCCTCATGGCCGGCTTCACCCAGCGCTACTGCCCACGGGAACTGCTCGCCCGCGTGATGGTCGTGTCCCGCGTGGTGGCCTACGCGACCGCGCCCCTCGGTGCCGTCGCGGCGGGGGCGCTCGGGTCGGCGTTGGGCGTGCGCGGCGCGATGTGGGTCCTGGCGCTCTCCGCGGCGTCGGCCGTCGCGGTGCAGGTGCTCGGCGGCCTGGCGCGCACTCGCGACCTGCCCGCCACCTACGACCCGTCACGAACCTGA
- a CDS encoding ArsR/SmtB family transcription factor, protein MLSLEFTPRALARSRFGISPLFELVSLIDRLDTRRAPEWPRGLTKAYGALVAEVDMDLVRSLQGARYGADFLARPPDGPEQTWEDDLAALRATSPVRARREIVRCLQLNPPSDPRVAAVLNGRNAVERVATVLEASWERLLAPHWDVLREHHRADIADRRAAVERCGWAEVVTGLHPELRRSGHRLEIPSVRGNARVVVDGGLVLVPSVFVRPGLTVCVEEGVGRSLVYPTRSGPVPPPVDPQPLADLLGRSRAGLLAALAEPGTTTDLARRLGLALGAVGDHLAVLRRAGLVDRTRRGRSVVYRRTELGDRLVHAGQVRDGS, encoded by the coding sequence GTGCTGAGCCTCGAGTTCACACCGCGGGCGCTGGCGCGGTCGCGGTTCGGGATCTCGCCCTTGTTCGAGCTGGTCAGCTTGATCGACCGGCTCGACACCCGCCGTGCGCCCGAGTGGCCGCGCGGGCTGACGAAGGCGTACGGGGCACTGGTCGCCGAGGTCGACATGGACCTGGTCCGGTCGTTGCAGGGCGCGCGGTACGGGGCTGACTTCCTCGCGCGACCGCCGGACGGGCCGGAGCAGACCTGGGAGGACGACCTCGCCGCCTTGCGGGCCACGTCACCGGTTCGCGCGCGTCGGGAGATCGTCCGCTGCCTGCAGCTGAACCCGCCGAGCGACCCGCGGGTGGCGGCCGTGCTCAACGGGAGGAACGCCGTCGAGCGCGTCGCGACGGTGCTGGAGGCTTCGTGGGAGCGACTGCTCGCACCCCATTGGGACGTGCTCCGCGAGCACCACAGGGCGGACATCGCGGACCGGCGGGCCGCCGTGGAGCGGTGCGGGTGGGCCGAGGTGGTCACCGGTCTCCACCCCGAGCTGCGCCGGTCGGGTCACCGGTTGGAGATCCCGTCGGTCCGCGGCAACGCCCGGGTGGTCGTGGACGGCGGTCTGGTGCTGGTCCCGTCGGTGTTCGTCCGGCCGGGGCTGACGGTGTGCGTGGAGGAGGGCGTCGGCCGGAGCCTGGTGTACCCGACGCGGTCGGGCCCTGTCCCACCGCCGGTCGACCCGCAACCGCTCGCCGATCTGCTCGGTCGGTCGCGGGCAGGTCTCCTGGCCGCCCTGGCCGAACCCGGCACCACGACCGACCTGGCCCGGCGGCTCGGGCTGGCGCTCGGCGCGGTCGGCGACCACCTCGCCGTGCTGCGCCGGGCGGGACTCGTGGACCGTACCCGCCGGGGCCGTTCGGTGGTCTACCGGCGCACGGAACTGGGTGACCGCCTCGTGCACGCCGGTCAGGTTCGTGACGGGTCGTAG
- a CDS encoding class I SAM-dependent methyltransferase: protein MSIDATRIFGGAADDYDRYRPDYPVAAVRAAVRDVEVPADAVDIGCGTGKFAAVLADIGFRVTGVEPDEQMAAVAARRGFPIQVRTFEDWRPSARAYDVVACAQAWHWLDPRTRADKVAECLRPDGLVLLAWNLPLGQDELDADLADIAHRVLPLGWDRAARAAERSFPLDVDLFAEELQTSGFRQVDVESTPWTRSYTAVEWARLVGTASTYRTLPEASLDRFLDAVEEHVDTRLGGVVQAAYACVLLTGRGGPR, encoded by the coding sequence TTGAGCATCGACGCGACACGGATCTTCGGCGGAGCCGCGGACGACTACGACCGCTATCGCCCTGACTACCCCGTCGCGGCGGTTCGTGCCGCTGTGCGCGACGTGGAGGTGCCCGCCGACGCGGTGGACATCGGTTGCGGGACCGGCAAGTTCGCGGCGGTCTTGGCCGACATCGGCTTCCGGGTGACGGGCGTGGAGCCGGACGAGCAGATGGCGGCCGTCGCCGCGCGGCGCGGTTTCCCGATCCAGGTCCGCACCTTCGAGGACTGGCGTCCGTCGGCCCGCGCCTACGACGTGGTGGCCTGCGCCCAGGCGTGGCACTGGCTCGATCCCCGGACGAGGGCCGACAAGGTCGCGGAATGCCTCCGCCCCGACGGACTCGTGCTCCTGGCGTGGAACCTGCCGCTCGGTCAGGACGAGCTGGACGCGGATTTGGCCGACATCGCCCACCGCGTGCTGCCGCTCGGCTGGGACCGGGCCGCGCGAGCGGCCGAACGGTCGTTCCCCCTCGACGTAGACCTGTTCGCAGAGGAGTTGCAGACCTCGGGTTTCCGGCAGGTCGACGTCGAAAGCACGCCGTGGACACGGTCCTACACCGCCGTCGAGTGGGCGCGACTGGTCGGCACGGCGAGCACGTACCGCACGCTTCCCGAAGCTTCGCTGGACCGTTTCCTGGACGCGGTGGAGGAACACGTGGACACGCGGCTCGGTGGCGTGGTGCAGGCGGCGTACGCATGCGTTCTGCTGACCGGGAGAGGAGGGCCGCGATGA